The sequence below is a genomic window from Deltaproteobacteria bacterium.
ACAAGCGTTGGACCTTTACAAGCAGAAGGAATATCCCGATGCAGCTAAAGCTCTTTACACGGTTGTTTTTGAACACCCCGATCCAGATACACGGGACCAGGCGCAGATTTATCTAGCCGAGAGTCTCTTCAAGATGAATTTTCATAATTCAGCCTTGTTCTACTACAACGAGCTTTTCCAGGTCGGCCGTAGCAACCGTTATTACCTCAATGCGGTTGAAGGTTTATTGAAGATCCAAAAAGCTCTTCATGATCCACTCGTGATTCCAACGTCGCTAAGCACGAACTTTGACGGAGAAGGCTTTAACCAGCTCGATCCTGATAAAGGCGCGCAGATTAGCTATTTGGTAGGCCGTTTAAGTTACATGCGTAACCAAAACAGCTTGGCTCGTGAGTACCTTGAGTTTGTTCCTCCTGAAAGCCTCTACTACAGCAAAGCGCGTTACCTCCTCGGGTTGATTGATATCCGCGGTAACAATGCTGAATCAGCGTTGGAGTATTTTCAGGAAGTTCAAAACCACGTTCCTGAAGATTCAGTCTTCGACGAGCAGCGCCGCGTACGTAACCTTTCGCTTTTGGCGACAGGCCGCGCACTTTACGGTTTGGGCCGTTACAAGGAGTCGAGTGACTTCTTCCTAAAGGTTCCACGGTTTACTCAGCACTGGTTCAACGCCATGTATGAAAATGCATGGGCTTGGTACAAGCAAGAAGATTACGGCCGTGCATTGGGTGAGCTTCACTCAACAACTGCTCCTTACTTCGACAAGACGCACATTCCTGAAACCTACGTGATTCAGGGCACTGCGTACTTCGTAAACTGTCAATGGGACCGGGTTCGCCGTTCTATCAGTCTTTACAATGAAACTTACCCGAAAATGCGTAAGGACATTGAAGAGTACTTGGCGAATTTGCCAGAACCAGCTCAGGTTTATCGCGATATTGCTGACGGTGGTAACGGTAAGTACCCACTTGAGATTGCTCGTGAGATTCGTAAAACCAAGCAGTTCCGCGATTTCCACCACATGATGGAATATTCTACGTGGGAAGCATCCGCCGTTAGCAATAACGAGCGCTTGAACGGTTCACGTTTGAGTAATGACCTTAAGGCATTCATCGAAGATCAGCGCGCAGCACTTGAGCCTGTAATTGGTGGCTGGGTGACAGGTCAGTTGAAGAATCGTTTGGCTCTCTTGAAGAACTTTCAAGGCCAAATCGATACTCTCGATTTGGAGCTTTCCATTGCAGAAACACGTTGGTTGGATGAGCGACGTGAAATCTCCAAAGGTTGGCGTGCCCGATTGCCTCGGCCTGCTATTCCAAACGACCAGTGGCAGCACTGGGAATTCCATAAAGAATATTGGAAAGGCGAGCTTGGTTATTACCATCACGCCGTTGGCAATGAGTGTGATCTCTAGCCAAAACCGAGAGCCGGCTCTAAGAGCCGGCATTTTCGGAATTTGAATCGCGCGAAGCCCCTAAGAGGATACAAGTAGATATGAAGAAACTGAGAGCTCTAACTTCTCTGGTCGCCATTGGAGTGGCCACGACTTTTGCTGTAGGTCTGGTAACAGTTCCTGCTCCGGCTCAAGCCGCGAAAAAAGCAGCTAAAAAGGCAGCTAAAAAGGCTGAGCCTGAAGCACCCAAAAAGCCTATGGCATTCGACGCAGGCCCTCAGCCATTGGCGGACATGAGTGGACGTGCTGACTCAAAGCGTGAAGAGACAATCAAGAAGCTCAAGGCTCTGATTCCTACACTTCAAAAGAACAACCCCGGTAAGCCGATTCGAATGTTCCAGCTCGCAGAAGAGTATTGGAAAAAGTCTCGCTATATTTACATCATGGGTATGGACAAGCTGAGCAAGTCCCTCGACGCATGGGCGGAGGCCGGCAGCGAAGGCAACCCGCCAACGTTCAAGACTCTCCCTGAATACCGTGAGAGTAGCGTTTATAAAGCCGAGGCATTGAAGCTGTATCGCAAGATTCTCAAGCAGTATCCAAAGTTTGAAAACAACGACAAGGTTTATTACGCGATGGCCAGTGCTCACCTTGAAGCAGGTGAGAAGAAGAAGGCGGCTCGCCGTTTTCGTGACCTAACGAAATATTTCCCCAAGTCTGACTTTGCAGCCGATGCATATTTACAGCTTGGTGAATACTTCTTTAACTCAGGGCAAGCGAACTTGAGCAAGGCCATCGGTGCCTACAAGCGAGCTGCTCGAAGCAAGAAACCTCGTATTTACTCTTTCGCTCTCTACAAGCTTGCTTGGTGTGACTACAACTTAAACGAGTATGAAAAGGCTTTGGCCAAGTTTAAGGCAGTTGTAGCTTACTCACTTAAGCAAAGCGCAGCCGCGAAGAAAAATGCCAAGATGAGCCGTAAAGACCAGATTCAGCTGATTGAAGAAGCACTCAGCGATATGGTTCGAACGTACTCTCACCTTGATGCCGTTGATGACGCATTCGATTACTACGTAAACATTAAGCAGAAGGAAAAGGCTTATCCTTACCTTCGCAAGCTTGGTGACCGTTATATTTCCGAAGGTAAGTATGCAGTCGGTATTAAGATGTTTCGCAAGCTAAACGAAGATTCCGATTATCAGTACAACGAGAAGGCGCCTTTTAACCAGGCAAGCATCATGAACGCCTTTGCTCAACTCGACCGTAAGAATGACGTTCGAAAAGAAGCAAGACGTATGATTGACCTCTATTCGCCAAACACCATGTGGGCAGAGAAAAATGCTGGAAATCAGCGTGTTCTAGAAAACGCATTTGAAGTGGTTGAGCAGAAGCTTGGCGAACTTGTTACTGAGAAGCACAAGGAAGCTCAGGAAACCAAGCTGGTTTCTACCTATGAGCTGGCCCGTGACCTTTACAAAGATTACTTGGAAAAGTTCCCTTCATCTGAAGATGCTTACCAGTTCCGCTTCTTCTACTCGGAAATTCTTTTTGAGTTAAAGCAGTTCGACCTGTCGGCAGTTCAGTACGATATGGTTGCTGGCTTAGACGGCAAGTTCCAAAAAGATGCTTCTTATGCAGCGATTCTCTCTTGGGAAAAAGTTCTAGGCGGCGTGAAGGAAACTCTCGGACGTAAAATCGGCGAAGGTAAGCGCGGTAAGAGCAAGGGTAAGCTCAAGCAGCTTGAAAAACTCAAGACACTTAAGAAGGGCGGCACCTACGAGCCGAAGGCACTTACGCCGACTGAAATTAAACTTGCAGCTGCTTGCGACCGATTTGCTGAAATCGCGCCCGAAGACGACGGTGTTGTTAACATCAAGTTTAAGAGCGCGCAGATTTACTACCTAAAGAACAACTTCGACGAAGCAGCTGTTCGTTTCGGCGAAATCATCGACAAGTGGCCACAGCATAAATATGGCCGTTTTGCAGCTCAGTTGATTGTTGAGTCTTACAACGTTCGTGAAGACTGGTCACAGTTGAACGTATGGTCTCGTAAGTTTGCAACAAACCCACGTTTGATGGCTGACAAGAGTTTCTCAAAGACCATTACGGAATTCATTGAGTTCTCTTCATTCAAGGAAATCATCAAGGTTTTCGAACCAAGCAAAACTCAAGAAGAGATTGCTGGTCATTACATTGGATTTGCAACGGAATTTCCGAAGTCTAAGTACGCAATGATTGCTGTCTACAACGCAGTTATCAATTACGACAAAGCAAACCGTCTTGAAGACGCGATTGCACAGGCCAATAAGATTTTGGTGGACTTCAAATCATTCAAGTTGAAAAAAGAAGACATCGCAAACAGCAAGAAGACGGGCGAAGGCATTACGCTACCAGAAACCATTCGTGAAAAGACGATGTATCTAGCGGCTACGTTCCATGGCCGACTTGCGGAGTTCGAAGAAGCTGCTGACCTTTACGAGTCTTACTCTAAAGAGTTTAAGAAAGCTGATAAGCGCCAAGACGCCATTTATAACTCTGCGATTTACCGCGAAGGACTTGGCGACTACGACAAAGCAATCGCCAACTTCAAGCAGTACATGAAAGAGTTTCCGAAGAAGGATGACATCCCAGTCATCGATTGGAAAATTGGTGAAATTTACGTGAAGAAGGGCGACCAGAAGTCTGCTCAATCTCACTTCTCTGGTTTGATTCGATCTGCAGCCAAGCGCGGCGATGCCGAGCGTTCTGTATGTGCTGAATACAAAGTGATGGAAGCTCAGATTGCTCAAGGCCGCGAACGCGATACGCAGCGCAGCTGGGACCGCATTCTGAAGAGCTTTGCGAAGCTAAGTGCTGAAGACAAAGCTAAGCCTTGCCCGTTAAAGGCAGCTGCCTATATCACTTTCAGCAAGCTTGAGCCTGAGTATGAGAAGTACTTGGCGATTGATTTCACCAATGAAAGAACCATCGGTAAAGATGTTCCTGCCAAGAAAGACCTGCAAGGGAAACTTGAAGGAGCTTATCTCGAGGTAATCAAACTTCAGCAGCCTGATTATGCCATTGCAGCGCTTTTTCGCTTGGCGAAATTACAGCAAAACATGGCCAAGGCCTTCCAAAACTCACCGTGTCCAAAAGCTTTGACTGAAGATCAATGCATTGAATATGAAGGTATGGTTTTGGAGCAATCTTATCCCTACGAAGAAAACGCGATTGCCGGTTATGACAAGGCGCTCGCAAAAGCCTATGAACTACAGCTTTACAATGAGTGGTTGATCAAGGCGCAGGAAGGGCTCAAAGCGTATGAGCCTGGTAAGTTTCCTGAAATTCGCAAGTATGCGTTGATTCCAAGTGAGTCAGCACAGCAGACGCCTAAAGTAGCGGAGGCGATGAAGTAATGAAAAGACTAGCTCAATTTACTCGTAGTATTCTTTTGGGAGCATCTTTGGTGGCCCTTACGGCTTGTGGTGGTGCCCAGAAGGACACCATCAAGCTTGCAGATCTTAAACAAGATGCTTCTCCTGCTGAGAAGGCATTCCATGCAGGACTCAAGTCATACATTGCTGAAGACTGGAAAAAAGCCTCTGGCCATTTTCAGGAAGCCTATAAACTCGATCCAGCAGCGACGGGTGCACGTGTGAATCTAGGGATTACCCTGGAAAAAGCGGGCGATTGGCAAGCAGCAGCTGAGGTATATCGTGAAGGCGCAAAGGCAGACCCAACAAACGTTGCGGCTGCTTTGAATGTTGCACGGATGCTGACCAATGGTTCCGACTATGCTGCAGCAAGTGCAGCCCTGGTTACGGCCCTTGAAGCAAATGCAAACAACGAAGACCTACTCAACGCTTACGCAAGTACGCTTCGCGGTGAGAAGAAGTTTAAAGAAGCCGCAGACCAAGCACGTAAAGTAATTTTACGTGATCAGAAGAATCCAGAAGCGCTTAAGAACCTGGCTCTGATTTATGCAGACGATGGAAAGCTTACGCTTGCTGAAACCTTCTTTATGGAAACACTGAAGCTGACTCCGAAGGATGCAAGTATCTATGTAAACCTCGGTTTGATTGCTAGCCGACGTGACAAGCCACAAGTTGCTCTTTATCAGTTTGAAGAAGCTCTTAAACTTGATCCTAAGAACAGTGCTGCACACCTAAACATTGGTGCCATCTCTCTGGGCTTTCGTGATTACGGACGTGCAGAAACGTCTCTGCAGTCAGCCATCGATAATGGCCTAGGTGGTAATTGCAACGCTCTTGCCGCACTTGGTTATTCATTCGAAGGCCTTCAGAAGGCTAAAGAAGCTGTTGACCAATTTGGTAAGGTTTTAGAGATTTGCCCAGCTGAAGTAGATGTTCTCTACACAATGGGAAATATCTGTATGGCTCAGCTTCGTGACAACGAATGTGCCCTTAGCAACTTCATGAAGTTTGCGACGAAGAAAAAAGGTCTAGCAAGCGACCACATGGTTCACATGATGATTAAGTCGATTAAGCAAATGATCGAAATGGAAGCTGCGGGTCCTGAGGCAATTCCTGAGGAAGCACCTGCGGAAGAACCGGTAGAAAGTCAGGAAAGTGCGCCTGAAGGTGAAGTAGCTTCGACAGACGCTCCTCCAACCGCAGTAAACACGGAAACAGCCCCTGCCGACGAAACCAGTGGTGGGGGTCAATAAGCCACAATTCCCGCCTTTAAGTCCATTTCGTAACGCGCCGAGTTAAGTGCGTTAAGGTGGTACAAGGTGGGAGATTCGTGGTTGACAGATGGGGTGCTGCCAGCCTTTACTGACGCATCCCGATTACAGGTCGAGACTAAAAAAAGGTGATGGGAAATATGAAAAAGTTTTTGATGGTATCAATGGTTCTTGCAGCGGTTTTAGGCACTGTGTCGATTGCCAATGCTCAAGACAAAGTGAAGTACAAGAAGAAGACGACCATCGATCTTTCCGCTTCAGTCATTGAAGGTGATTTAGTTCGCCCAGAAGGTTCATACATCGTGAACCGTAAGGTGAGTCGCTTTTCCAAAATGATTATGGATCGCAATGATTTCATTGTTGAATTGTTGCAGTCGGCAAACGACCTTTAATCGCGCTAAGTAGCCCCAACCCAGAGATTTAGAAAGAAGATGTCTATGGATTCACAAGACACCCACGAGAACGACGAGCGGCGCTCTGATGATACTCAGGATCTAAATAGCGACGCGTCCGTGGTGATGGACCTTCCCGATATTGAACGGGATGCAGCAGGTATTCCTACATTCGTTTTTCGTGACCAACTCCCCGAAGGTGACCGACCAACGACTGAAAAGAAGACATTGGAAGTCGTCTTGTTATGGCGCGAAGCTGTCATGACGGTGGGCCACTACAGTGACCCTCGCGATATTACTGTTGGTGATGCACTTAAGAACGATTTTCGAGTATCGAGCGACAGTATTCCTGTTGAGCGATTCCCGCTTCTCTCCGAAGTTGATGGTCAGTTTTCAATCAACTGGACCGGAGACATGGCGCTTGAAGTTAAGGACGAGGACGGAGAAATCCTTGGACTTGATGAGTTGGCTGCTAAGGGCAACATCACTAAGGCTCAGAATGACTCGTACACGAACTCAAGCTACAAGCTTGGACTTCATGAGCGAGCGGCTGTTCAGGTTGGTGAAGTAACGTTTGTACTGCAGTTTGTTTCGCCCGCGCGTCTCATCACAAGCAGCATTCTCAAGACCATCGATTATTATTTCACGAAGGTATTGAGTCTTTCATTCGTTGGCCACTTGTTCTTACTCTTGGCACTTTTGCTTACTCCGCTTGAGCCCGATGGATTGGATGAAGATCTCTTCAAAAACCCAAACCGTTTTGCTCAGTTGATTCTCAAGGAGCCTGAGAAGGCACCAGAGAACAAGCCTAAGTTTGAGCTCTCGGGTTCAAAGGGTGGCGCGAAGCATAAAGATAAAGAAGGTAAGTTCGGTAAGCCGGATAAAGAAAAGAAGGATGCTCTCGCGTCTAAGAAGGGTGCACCTAAGGTTGACCCGAACAAGCGTGAGAAAGACCGAAAAATCGCACAGGAATCTGGTATTTTTGCAGCACTTAAAGGCAGTAAAGATTCTACAGCATCCAACGTATTTGGACCTGGTGGACTCGGAACGGGTATCAACAACGCTCTAGGCGGCCTTCGCGGCAGTGCCATGGGTGATGCTGGTGGCGCAGGTGGTCTCGGAACACGAGGCACGGGTGCTGGCGGCGGCGGTAACTCGCTGGGTATCGGTGGTTTCGGTAGCGGCACAGGACGCGGTACAGGTGGTCTTGGCGACGTCGACTTAGGTGGACGCGGCAAGGGCAAGTACAAGGTTAGCGTCGGTCGTACGATTACCAAAGGTTGTTTAACTGGAGCGGTTGTTCGCCGAGTTCTTGGACGTGTCCAGAGCCAGGCAAAATACTGTTACGAAAAAGAATTGCCTCGTAACCCGAACCTCAGTGGTAAAATTACTACCGCATGGGTCATCGGGCCAACGGGTGGCGTGCTCTCAACGCGAGTTGCAGAGACAACCATGGCAAACGCAAATGTCGAGCAGTGCTTACTGCGCGTAATCAAGCGTCTTAAGTTCCCACCATGTGCTGGTGGCGGTACTGCGGACGTAACCTATCCCTGGATCTTCAAGTCAGGCGGAGGCTGAGAATATAATGGCTACGAGCCCAAAATTGTATCTGTTGGGAGCATTGTTGGTAGGGTTTTTGTTACCCTTTCAAGCTATGGCTCAAGATGTGGACGACGATCTCTTCATGGAAGACGAAGAAGAGAGTGTTAGTCTTGACGAACTTCAGCAAGCGCAAGCTGACGCGGAAGCTCGGGATCCAAATGCACAAATTGGTGAAGACCGATTGGCCAACTTCGAGTTGGACCGCGGTTTCTATCTCTCAAGTGACGTTGGGGTTTTAATTAGTCTGGGTGGTATACAAGGTTATTCCAACCTCCAGCCATTTGTTTCTGTTCGTGGTGGATACGACTTAAGTGATATGTTCAGTGTGCAGGGTTCAGTTTCTATGGGTTATATCTCACAGAATCCGATATCTGAGTACGATGTTCCACTGAGTGCTGGCAGACAAATCGCAAGTTATGACATGACCATGTTCGCGATTGAAGGTTTGGCGTCGTTTCGTCCTACCGAGCGTATTGCGATTGAGCCAAAGCTCGGCGCAGGTTTGACCTTACTAAGCCCGGCGCCTACTGACGCGGCTATTGCTGCGGCACAGGGTTGCAGTATCGATTGCGCGATGAGCCCCGTTGCTCCACATGCAATGGCTGGCGTGGATATCAAGTACCTAACATTGCTCACTGACTTCTCAGCTGGTGTTTCAATGAATGGCTACTTTGTGATTGGACCGAACATTTTAGCGGTATCGGGAGCATTCCTGGTTCGTTACACGTTCAGCTAATCTCAAGCTAAAAAAGCAATTTAAAAAGCCATGGTCTAAACGCCATGGCTTTTTTTTTGTCTAAAATCCCTGAGTCGATGGCCGGGAAGCCGCCGCCGCAAAAGTGATTCTTGTTACGAACCTTAAAGGTCGACGTGCTCAACTTCCGGAATATGATTCCCGAGAAACCTAGAGCCGACTTGTTCAAATCTTTGACCCCAGTCGGTGGCGAAAATGCGTCGTGAGCCTATTGCTTGTTCGGGCGTACGGAGTTGGTTGGTCTCGAGTTCTTTTTTGACCGCATCGGCAACAGCGATAGCGCTGTCGACAATTTTTATCTCATCACCGGCAAGCTCCTGGAGCAGTTCTTTAAAGAGCGGGTAGTGGGTACACCCGAGAACCAGTGTATCTACATTTTGTTCAAGCAATGGCTTCAAATAATCTTGGGCCAGAAGCCGAGTCGCTGGATGCTCAACCAAGTCTTCTTCAGCCAGTGGTACGAGAAGAGGGCAGGCTTGACCGATAACTGTTGTACCTGGTCTAAGTTTCTCAATAGCGGTTTGATAGGCGCCGCTTTGAATCGTGCCCTGAGTACCCATGATTCCAATACGACCATTTTGAGTAAGCTTAGAGGCCACCTCGGCGCCTGGTTCAATGACGCCAACAACTGGGATGTTGAACTCATTACGAATGGACTCAACTGCTACAGCGCTTGCAGTGTTACAGGCAATCACGATGGCCTTAGCACCTTGCTTTACCAAGAACCCCGCACACCGAATGGCGTAGGCTTCAACCACGGCTGCCGACTTGGTTCCATAAGGAACACGCGCGGTGTCTCCGAGGTAGAGAATAGACTCCGAAGGCAATAGATCGGTCAGCGCATGAAGAACAGTCAGTCCCCCGACGCCAGAATCGAAAACACCAATGGGTAAAGTGGCTTGCATGAGCGGCTCATACCGCTCGAGCGCGACTTGCGCCAGTCTCTTTTGATAGGCCCTTGCATTCTTGTCAGGATGGGGCAAAACCTACTTTGAACGTCCGAGCGTCGGACTGATATGGCTTAGAATATGTTAAAGGAGGCCAAGCATGCATGAAGTGAATCGCATGAGCGCCCAGCAAGATAGTTTCTGGCTTAAAATTATCTACGTAATTTCCGCGGTATTGGCGGCGGCGGTTGCGTTCCTAATTCTCGGACCTCGCCCCGAAGGAACCGCGGGAATACTCGATGTTTCAGTGCTGCCTACGGTAAACGCTTCTTTGAATGCATTGACGGGTACCCTCTTGGTGATCGGGCTCGTTTTGGTGAAAACTCGCCGAATTAAGGCTCATAAGCAGGTGATGCTGGCCAGTTTTGGAACCTCGAGCCTCTTTCTCGTCAGTTATGTCATCTATCACTGGTTTAAGGCCGCCCCGAAGTCCTATGTTGGTGACTTTACTACCTTTTATTATTTTATATTGCTCACTCATATCGTCTTGGCTGCTCTGATTCTCCCGCTGGCATTGGTAACGCTCTACCGCGGCTGGAACAATCAGGTCCAAAAACATCGCAATATCGCTAAGATCACATTTCCCATCTGGATGTATGTGTCCATCACCGGCGTTGTCATCTACGTGATGCTCTATCTCTAGCCGCGGCTCTTCACCTCGATCAGTTCTCATTTATTGTCTCATCGTTGGAGTTCAACTCGCCGATCAGACTACAATTCTGTCATGCGTACCGAAGATAGAGAGCGATTACTCACCGACGTTCAAAGCCGCCTGGTTTCATCGATGGCAGGCGGCGATGGCTTACAATACCAAAACGTATTGGCAGATAGTGTTTACCACGAGACCCGTCGTTTGAAGGAAGAGACCGATCTTCGCGAGCGTGACGAAGGCCTTCACTTCTTCAATGGTATTCGCCGCGAAATCAATCATAACTCAGCTCATGGGCACAAAGATGCTCTTGCTCA
It includes:
- the cglE gene encoding adventurous gliding motility protein CglE; protein product: MATSPKLYLLGALLVGFLLPFQAMAQDVDDDLFMEDEEESVSLDELQQAQADAEARDPNAQIGEDRLANFELDRGFYLSSDVGVLISLGGIQGYSNLQPFVSVRGGYDLSDMFSVQGSVSMGYISQNPISEYDVPLSAGRQIASYDMTMFAIEGLASFRPTERIAIEPKLGAGLTLLSPAPTDAAIAAAQGCSIDCAMSPVAPHAMAGVDIKYLTLLTDFSAGVSMNGYFVIGPNILAVSGAFLVRYTFS
- a CDS encoding DUF420 domain-containing protein, with the protein product MHEVNRMSAQQDSFWLKIIYVISAVLAAAVAFLILGPRPEGTAGILDVSVLPTVNASLNALTGTLLVIGLVLVKTRRIKAHKQVMLASFGTSSLFLVSYVIYHWFKAAPKSYVGDFTTFYYFILLTHIVLAALILPLALVTLYRGWNNQVQKHRNIAKITFPIWMYVSITGVVIYVMLYL
- a CDS encoding tetratricopeptide repeat protein → MKKSVIIVFLLALVAPFAAQGQSIEQALDLYKQKEYPDAAKALYTVVFEHPDPDTRDQAQIYLAESLFKMNFHNSALFYYNELFQVGRSNRYYLNAVEGLLKIQKALHDPLVIPTSLSTNFDGEGFNQLDPDKGAQISYLVGRLSYMRNQNSLAREYLEFVPPESLYYSKARYLLGLIDIRGNNAESALEYFQEVQNHVPEDSVFDEQRRVRNLSLLATGRALYGLGRYKESSDFFLKVPRFTQHWFNAMYENAWAWYKQEDYGRALGELHSTTAPYFDKTHIPETYVIQGTAYFVNCQWDRVRRSISLYNETYPKMRKDIEEYLANLPEPAQVYRDIADGGNGKYPLEIAREIRKTKQFRDFHHMMEYSTWEASAVSNNERLNGSRLSNDLKAFIEDQRAALEPVIGGWVTGQLKNRLALLKNFQGQIDTLDLELSIAETRWLDERREISKGWRARLPRPAIPNDQWQHWEFHKEYWKGELGYYHHAVGNECDL
- a CDS encoding tetratricopeptide repeat protein; translated protein: MKRLAQFTRSILLGASLVALTACGGAQKDTIKLADLKQDASPAEKAFHAGLKSYIAEDWKKASGHFQEAYKLDPAATGARVNLGITLEKAGDWQAAAEVYREGAKADPTNVAAALNVARMLTNGSDYAAASAALVTALEANANNEDLLNAYASTLRGEKKFKEAADQARKVILRDQKNPEALKNLALIYADDGKLTLAETFFMETLKLTPKDASIYVNLGLIASRRDKPQVALYQFEEALKLDPKNSAAHLNIGAISLGFRDYGRAETSLQSAIDNGLGGNCNALAALGYSFEGLQKAKEAVDQFGKVLEICPAEVDVLYTMGNICMAQLRDNECALSNFMKFATKKKGLASDHMVHMMIKSIKQMIEMEAAGPEAIPEEAPAEEPVESQESAPEGEVASTDAPPTAVNTETAPADETSGGGQ
- a CDS encoding glutamate racemase, translated to MQATLPIGVFDSGVGGLTVLHALTDLLPSESILYLGDTARVPYGTKSAAVVEAYAIRCAGFLVKQGAKAIVIACNTASAVAVESIRNEFNIPVVGVIEPGAEVASKLTQNGRIGIMGTQGTIQSGAYQTAIEKLRPGTTVIGQACPLLVPLAEEDLVEHPATRLLAQDYLKPLLEQNVDTLVLGCTHYPLFKELLQELAGDEIKIVDSAIAVADAVKKELETNQLRTPEQAIGSRRIFATDWGQRFEQVGSRFLGNHIPEVEHVDL
- a CDS encoding tetratricopeptide repeat protein, whose amino-acid sequence is MKKLRALTSLVAIGVATTFAVGLVTVPAPAQAAKKAAKKAAKKAEPEAPKKPMAFDAGPQPLADMSGRADSKREETIKKLKALIPTLQKNNPGKPIRMFQLAEEYWKKSRYIYIMGMDKLSKSLDAWAEAGSEGNPPTFKTLPEYRESSVYKAEALKLYRKILKQYPKFENNDKVYYAMASAHLEAGEKKKAARRFRDLTKYFPKSDFAADAYLQLGEYFFNSGQANLSKAIGAYKRAARSKKPRIYSFALYKLAWCDYNLNEYEKALAKFKAVVAYSLKQSAAAKKNAKMSRKDQIQLIEEALSDMVRTYSHLDAVDDAFDYYVNIKQKEKAYPYLRKLGDRYISEGKYAVGIKMFRKLNEDSDYQYNEKAPFNQASIMNAFAQLDRKNDVRKEARRMIDLYSPNTMWAEKNAGNQRVLENAFEVVEQKLGELVTEKHKEAQETKLVSTYELARDLYKDYLEKFPSSEDAYQFRFFYSEILFELKQFDLSAVQYDMVAGLDGKFQKDASYAAILSWEKVLGGVKETLGRKIGEGKRGKSKGKLKQLEKLKTLKKGGTYEPKALTPTEIKLAAACDRFAEIAPEDDGVVNIKFKSAQIYYLKNNFDEAAVRFGEIIDKWPQHKYGRFAAQLIVESYNVREDWSQLNVWSRKFATNPRLMADKSFSKTITEFIEFSSFKEIIKVFEPSKTQEEIAGHYIGFATEFPKSKYAMIAVYNAVINYDKANRLEDAIAQANKILVDFKSFKLKKEDIANSKKTGEGITLPETIREKTMYLAATFHGRLAEFEEAADLYESYSKEFKKADKRQDAIYNSAIYREGLGDYDKAIANFKQYMKEFPKKDDIPVIDWKIGEIYVKKGDQKSAQSHFSGLIRSAAKRGDAERSVCAEYKVMEAQIAQGRERDTQRSWDRILKSFAKLSAEDKAKPCPLKAAAYITFSKLEPEYEKYLAIDFTNERTIGKDVPAKKDLQGKLEGAYLEVIKLQQPDYAIAALFRLAKLQQNMAKAFQNSPCPKALTEDQCIEYEGMVLEQSYPYEENAIAGYDKALAKAYELQLYNEWLIKAQEGLKAYEPGKFPEIRKYALIPSESAQQTPKVAEAMK
- a CDS encoding AgmX/PglI C-terminal domain-containing protein, producing the protein MDSQDTHENDERRSDDTQDLNSDASVVMDLPDIERDAAGIPTFVFRDQLPEGDRPTTEKKTLEVVLLWREAVMTVGHYSDPRDITVGDALKNDFRVSSDSIPVERFPLLSEVDGQFSINWTGDMALEVKDEDGEILGLDELAAKGNITKAQNDSYTNSSYKLGLHERAAVQVGEVTFVLQFVSPARLITSSILKTIDYYFTKVLSLSFVGHLFLLLALLLTPLEPDGLDEDLFKNPNRFAQLILKEPEKAPENKPKFELSGSKGGAKHKDKEGKFGKPDKEKKDALASKKGAPKVDPNKREKDRKIAQESGIFAALKGSKDSTASNVFGPGGLGTGINNALGGLRGSAMGDAGGAGGLGTRGTGAGGGGNSLGIGGFGSGTGRGTGGLGDVDLGGRGKGKYKVSVGRTITKGCLTGAVVRRVLGRVQSQAKYCYEKELPRNPNLSGKITTAWVIGPTGGVLSTRVAETTMANANVEQCLLRVIKRLKFPPCAGGGTADVTYPWIFKSGGG